attaggggtgtttgaaggggaggagggcgggggttgggggaatgggtgacgggcactgaggggggcacttgacgggatgagcactaggtgttattctgtatgttggtaaattgaacaccaataaaaaataaatttattattaaaaaaaaagagagagacagaaggatcactgggtggcgcagtggtttagtgcctgcctttggcccagggcgcgatcttggagacctgggatcgagtcccacgtagggctcccagtgcttggagcctgcttctccctctgcctgtgtatctgcctctgcctctctttgtgactatcgtaaataaatttaaaaatattaaaaaaataaaataaaaccatttaaaaaaaagagagagagaagagaaaaaagaagaaaacagaagaagaaaagaagaaaaaacgggtggagcaaacaaacaaacaaacaaaagcaagtgggagtatcctctgattttATATACTCTAattccctcgacttcccctggaactttcctgtgttgcttggtcaataacctgcttttcccctgtccttctaactggtcttcttggggaggggcctgctctgctgattctcaggtgtgtgcacctggggaagctgcccagccccctgccagttgcacggctcagtgggagccaTTTATTCTGTGACGCTCCTGTTCAgtccaggtacaaggtgacaccaggcgGAACAACAACATTGGTGGCGGCCAGCTTTCCAGTTCTAGAGTCAGCTCcggcagtaactaccgcagctcccagtccatagggtcctggatgctccgggggcggggcgaggggcgccAAGCTTCACAGCTCGGGGCCGCCTGtcggcaggagcatccttgctgccCTGTATCCTCCCGGCCTttgcctgtcctgggggcagtGCTGGATCTTGGGCTATGttccccggcgccctgggcccTAGGGCCTGCGCCGCTGGAATCGCGCCTCCAGGGCTGTGCAGCCCCCTCTTCGCGGAGCTGCCACCCAAGCCtccgctgagctgctcccggggcttCGCTGGGTGTgagctgcagccctttagggagcttggccagGTGTGTGGCAGGCTCTCCCCCGGAGCACAGTTcttctgttagtgcccctgggagcctgcgGGCATCCCTAACCCCTCCTGGGATCCTTCCTGAgctccctgcgagtgcctttccATCCAGGAGGATTgataaagctcctgcttctctgggcctgggctttcctaTCCTGGGGGCACTCGCTGCGTGGCCTTAGCCCGGCTTCTGGCGGGAGGCAccttccccttggatgcttttttatttctttatttttttattttttttttccgtcttcctaccttgatcgaagcgcaaactcttctcacggTAGCgatccagctgttctctctttaaatctcagaccgaattcgtaggttttcaggttgatttaaaagttatctaggtaagttggtgggtacaggtgacttggggaccctactcttccgctgTCTTGCCTGATCACCGTGCCCTCCTATTTTAGCTTAAAGAaatctctttaacatttcttgtgagGCTGATCTGATGGTAATGAactcctttcatttttgttggacTGGaaaactctctctccttcaattctgaagaACAGCTTTGCTAGGTTTTGctggcagttttttcttttagcaatttGAATATATTCTGCCATTCAATTCTAGCCTGCTAAGTTGCTCCTCCAAAATATACTAGTAGTCTTATGGAGTTCCCTTGGATGTAacaacttgtttttctcttgctgcttttaatattctttccttgtctctaaCTTTTGACAGTATAATTATAATGGCTCCTGGTGTGCCTCTTTGGATTCATCTTGATTTTAACTCTCAGGGCCTTCTGGATCTGGACATATGTTTCTTTCCCAAATTTAGGgacattttcagccattatttcttcaaataatttctctgccccttttttctttgttctccttctggaactcctaTAATGAGAATGCTATTCCTTCTGATGTTATTCTATAAGTCCTTTAAGCTATATTcactcttttacattttttttctttttgctattctgATGGATGAGTTTTACTTCTCTGCTTTTGAGTTAGCTGtccctttcttctgtttcatctaGTCTATTATTTAACCCttatactgtatttttcagtagttattgtattcttcagcccTGTGACTTCCATTTGgtacttttttacattttctatctcttctttaaaattctcactttgttcatGTATTGTCTTTCCAACCTCAGTGAGTATATTTGTTACCAGtactttgaattatttatcaggtaaatcggggatccctgggtggcgcagcggtttggcgcctgcctttggcccagggcgcgatcctggagacccgggatcgaatcccacatcgggctcccggtgcatggagcctgctttgccctctgcctatgtctctgcctctctttctctctgtgactatcataaataaataaaaaattaaaaaaaaataaaataaaaaaaaataaaatgaattatttatcaggtaaatcaatttatttcattatagtctttttcttatgttttatattGTTCTTTGTTTAGAACATATTCCCACTTTTGTTAactctattttgttttgtatgtgttAGATAAAACAGCTACTTCTATCAGTTTTGAAGGAATGGCCTTGTGTAGGGTATGAACCTTATCATTCATCCTTGCCCTGGCTCTTTGTTTCTCAAACCTGTGTGATAATCCAAGCATCCTACTGTGTTCTTAATTGTTCCCAGTAGTTAAGAGTGTGCCAAGACCTCTCAGTGTCCCATAGGGGAGAATCTCAGTCAGCGTCTAGATTCAGGCTGATTGAAGCCACAACCTCAtgcagcagcttttaaagtatgcaaacaTGCCATTTTCAAGGGAAGAATAGGAGGTGGAAATTTATCTCTGCTTCCTCTGCACTGAGGCTTGAGGTGATTGCCATTTTAagaattgtttctttgtttgccacTGTCCCATTGAACCTGGAAaaacaagcccccccccccccactggacACCACAGCCAAGCTCTCAAAGGATGTGCCATGTGGACAATAGCCAAACAGCCATAAAAACTGGGGTACCACAGGGTTTCACAAGCTTTTTTTTCAGACAATACTGGAAACCTGGAGtgaagcagaagaaatgaacaaagataGTGTCCACCCTCTGAGGTGTGTGGAGAGGGTTATGGTTGGCCCTTATATGTGTCTTTAATTACAAGCCTCTCCCTCAGACCAGTCATGAAGATAAGCTAATACGAATCTTTCGCAGAAGACGAATGTTTCAGACTATTGTCTCTCTGTTGCCCTGAGGTATAGCTGGTTAAAAACTCTCTGTTTGTTATGGTTCTGTTGGACCCATGAGTGTATGATATGATAGCCACCAGAGCCAGCAATCAAGGGATTTCCTTTGGGCAGCAGCTACAAAAATCATGGACCTAAGATGTGTCTGCAAACTCCTTTCTGGAAGTTACCAGGGACCTGGAACAAGGCAGAGAGGGCAAAGATGACACCCACAGGTTTCCATGTCTTTGGAGAGTATTTCAGGAGGACTCTAGTCATATATTAAAGTAAATGCTTGCCTCTCATGTCAAAGCTTTACGATAAGAAAATAAACCTCTTTTATACAAAGACTGGGACCATTTCAGTCAATTGCCTTTGTATTGGGTCCTGGGGATATGTAGGTGAATCTATGTGAACCCTTAAAGAAAAAGTTTCCCAACTTTTTGCAGCCTTATGGATATAGAGACACAAGCCCCTTTGACTTCAGAAGCTAGATGTTTTTGCAGGTTCATCTGTCAGACGCAGGTCTTAAATTTTGGTGCCAAATGAGGGATTCAAGCCCTTCACTTTTCAGGGACATGCTTGGAGTTTCTTCCTGGTTGTGGCGTTTATGACAAGACTATTTCACCCTCACTTAGGCATTTAgatgtgtgtttttttctcatttgcttgaCTTATAAGAATTGCTCAGCTATTTTTGAGTTTCTTCACGGGAAAATGTTCCATATGTAGCTATAAGTTCAGTATGtccatgggaggaggtgagttcgAGATTCTCCTACATCACCATCATGAACTGAGACCTCTCTATTCTTGAGCTGGGGCTTTCAGTTTCTCCTGCCCATCAGAGCTTCTAGTTTTCAGGCCTTTAGACTTCAGGACTTACACCAGCACATCCTTCTCTCCCAGTTCTCAAGTCTTCAGCCTCAGACTAAAAGTTACAACATTGGTTCTCTGGTTCTCAGACCTTTGGACTGGATATGAGttataccactggctttcctggttctctaaCTTGTAGATGGCATATTGTGGCATATCTTGGCCTCCGTAATTGTGGTAAGCACTGCATTAGACAGTGAAGACCTAGAGTTTGGAGAGGAAATAAAGGATTAGGTCaatctaaaaatcaataaagtgaCTGATTTACTTGAAGTGAATAGAGCTATTATGATCAAGAAAGTATTTCAGGCCAAAGATAAGTCCAGCAAAGTcagccaaagaaagaaaatccaaatagtTTTCCTAGATCTAAGAGTACAGGTTCCAATTCAAACACCCAAGAATCAAACAGGTAATATAGGTGAATAAGGAAGGGCATATATAGAGTAAATAGCCAATCTCAATGAGGCGAGCAGTACTCAGTTCCAGTCAATTGCTGGCAAGTGAAAATGCAAACCCAGGATTGCCAAATCTtctgattttcaaaagaaaacagaagtgttgattttttaaatgttagatgtCTCAATTTTAGAATGTTGGCTTAATTTTAAACCCCATGcaagccaaacaaaacacatatGTAGCCTAAATAAGACGGTTAGTTTGTGTTCACTACAGACAATGCTCAGTTTCTGGAGGTAAGGAAGAGGTCACTGCTTACCACTGTTGATGCTAAAAGCAAAATTAGTGGTACAGACTCTCAGGTCAGAGGAGGGCACCACAGCGAGCTTGTTGTAGTGCCAAATACTAGGAAAAACATTTGGAGAAGGTGTGATGTGATCTGAGCCTTAAAGTCTGAGAAACATGTAGATAGATGGAGATGAGAGAGGGAATTAAGGTCATAGTATTCACATCACGTTTGTTGTGGGGGTTTtggggacatttttaaaaattttgaatatagttgacacacaatgttacattagcttcaggtgtacaacttagtgatttaacAAGCTTGTACATCATGCAGTGTTCAGCACAAATGTAGCTACCACTTATCTCATTatatcactattacaatatcCTTGACTGTATTTTTATGCTATGCCTATTATTCtgttaagaggatcatatggtttttatcctttcttttattaatgtatagtatcatgttgattaatttgtggatgttgaaccacccctgcagcccaggaataaatcccacttggtggtggagaatgattcttttaatgggcttttggatttggtttgctagaatcttgttgaaatttttttcatccatgttcatcggggatattggcctataattatCCTTTTTAGAAGGGTGTTTGTTTTTTGAATCAAGGTAATACTTGCCTGGTAgattgaatttggaagttttacttccatttctactttttggaacagttcgagaagaataagtattaacttgTCTTTAAGTgtctggtagaattcccctgggaaataATCAAGCCCAGGACTTTTgtgttgggagatttttgtttagtggttcaatttctttgctggttatgggtctgctcaaattttctatttctttctgtttcttttttggtagtttgtattttttttaggaatttagcCATTTCCACCAGATTGCCAAttcattggcatataatttttcataatattctctcatacttgtttatatttctgtggtggcTTAAGTAATCTCTCCTCTTCATTGATGATGTTATCTATTTGGATCCTCTTTTCTTGATAATTCGGGTTAGGggtttaccaattttattaattctttcaaaaaccagctcctagtttcttttctctgttttaatggggttgttgttgttgttgttgttgttgtttttctgtagGATTTATTTGTgccttaatctttattttttccttcttctaatgACTTTAGGCTATATTTGATGTTCCTTTTCTGCAATGTGAGGTTGCatgtttgagacttttcttgcttcttagaGTAGGCCTGTaatgctatatacttccctcgtAGGACCACATTTTctgaatcccaaagattttggactctcattttcattttcatgtggttccatgtattttttatatttcttctttagcttCCTGGTTAAGCCATTCATTCTTTAGGAGGATTCCCTTTAAACTCCATACATTTGACatctttccaaatgttttcttgtgGTTAAATTCaagtttcatactattgtggtctgaaaatatgcatagtatgatctcaatctttttgtacttgttcaGGCCTGATTTGTTGCCTAATATaggatctgttctggagaatgttcagTGTgaactcaaaaagaatgtgtatgctGCTTCTTTAGAATGAATTTTCTGAAccttttatctctccttctattctgaatgacaagctttgctggataaagtattcttggctgcatatttttcccattcagtacattaaatatatcataccacttttctggcctgccaagttttgtggagagatctgctaattctatttgtcttcccttgtaggctagggatttcttttcccttgctgctttcaggattcttttctgatctctgtttttttgtaaattttactaACATATGCCTTGGTGTTTGccttcttttgttgattttgatggaagTTCTCTGTGCATCTTGgatttgaatgtctgtttccttccccagattaaggaagcTTTCAtctataatttcctcaaataaaccttctgatcccttttctctctcttctgagaTTCCTATGACATGAATGTTACTACATTTTATGGAATCACTGACTTTCCTAAGTCTACGTTCTTGATCTAatacttttcttttgttcttttcttcagcttcattattttccataattttatcttctatatcacttactcattcttctgcttcttccattATTGTGATCATTACATCCAGTCAGTTTCACATATcagtaatagcattttaaaaattcagtctgactagtttttaggtcttttatgtCTATAGTAAGGGACTCCCTggttttctcaagcccagcttgtctctttatgatttttgttttaaattctggtccaggtatattacttatatctgttttaatTTGGTCCCTGGCAATGacctcttcttgttctttcttttgggatgaattcctctgtcttgacattttgtctaggtctctgtcttctcctGTGTTTTGGAAATCCAGCTGTTTCCTGATTCCGAGAATAGTAGCTATATTAAATAAAGATCATATACTGGCCAGAGTCTGatgcttcaggaagtgtttctgggtATGCAATGTGCACTCTGCTATGGTGTTTTAGCTTTCTTATTCCTCAGTTCAGTCTTCTgtagagtttctccttgcctgcagtagGGAGTGTTTGGATCTTATCTAGTGTGTAGCAAGTTGTAACTAGACGTGTTTTTGTCTACTTGTTAAAAGAAGCTGGATTCTATTtcccctagagctgaagctttgtaGAGCACTATGGTTAATAGACTTGGTGTATGTGGAAGGTttatgctggtcttctgggagaagCCTATGGCTGCTCTGACCTCAGGCACACTTGTCCTCCTTAAAAAGCTCCTGCAGAGTATAGGGGTCAGGGCTTGTTGTAAGCAGTTCAAACCTCCACTGTGAGTGATCACTGGAGTCCATCTGTgctgatggggggtgggggaagtaaAAATGGCATCAACCAGTTCTCTTGTTCCCAGAGAGGGGAGTTCATGCCCACTGCTATTCAGGAAGCCCTCAGAGAAGAGCAAACAATTTACCCTCATATGTCccagggtttttttccttcatatccCCACCTTCACCCTCTCTGTGTCCAAACTATTTGTCCACTTGGTGACACCGTaatcctgtgttttatctcaggcacaTTGACTGGGTCAAAACACCAAGTTTTAGGGGCCCAGCGTGGCACCAACTCATGGTGATCTGCAAAGAGTCTCACTACACTGGAACTAGTGCCAGGTTGTCCCAGAAATGCAGTCGTATGAATGTGCAGGGACTTGGAGTTTATGGTAAAGGAAAGCAAAACCTGGCATCCTATTCCAATGAATGGAGCAGTTCAATGGCACACCCTGGCTCTTTTGCCCCCTGAAAGGAAGTGCCACCTTTGTCAAATGCACTACAAATACAGGAACTGTCTTTCCCAGTGTAGCCCAAGAGATCCTGAGACCATGCTGGTCACTCCTGGGCCTCTGCCCTCCATGGATAAGCACCTGTATGCCTGGTTAAGGCATGGACTTCTGAAACTTCAGACTTTGAGCTCCACTACTTTTAAAAACCTATGATTATCAACCTCTCTTGTTTTCCCAATCAATGGTTTTGAGGAAGTGATTTTCTTGTGCAAAGCCCTGcaccctgctgtctctctctctctctctctctctctctctctctcactctgtctctctctcgtacacactctctctcctcctctctcttctctctccctgatCAGGACTCTCTCACCTCTGCAGCACcagttattcttttctttcccaaatcttgtctctgcacttcctaccttccaGGATGTagcctcttttctccctctagttGTGCGGTTCATTCTCTCAATCCTCAGTTATCCTGGGTgttcaaaataatttgatatttaccCAACTATGTCTAAGTGATGAGGCAAGGCAAGCATAAGGTCCCCCTAGTACTCCAGCATATTAATTAAATTTCTCTCCTATTTCACTTCTTTCATCAGTTATTTTatttgagctctctctctctctctctccctctctctctctctcccccccctttgGTATCTccttttgatgagtctggctagaagtttatctACCCTGTTGATCTTTTTagagaaccagctcctgattccattgatctgttctattgggtgttttttctatttcatttatttctgctctaaatctttattattatcttccttctactggttttgggttttacttgttgctctttttctagctccCTTAGGTGTAAGGCTAggctatttatttgagaattttcttgcttctttaggTAAGcttgcatttctataaacttccctcttagagattttgctgcatcccaaaggatTTGGAATgttgttctttcatttcatttgtttccatgtactttttgatttctttttcttgtttgacCCATTCACTCTTTAATAGCATGCTATTTAACCACCATGTATATGTggtctttccatatattttttttggggattatcatttttattattttatattcctttaaaaaaagtaaaacattaaaagacCAAAAACTGTTAAGTGAAAATGACTTGTTAGGGATTTTCAAACTGTTATCaagtaaatatttgacaataaagatttctagaaatgaaaataatctgttAAGGATAAATAACCATTGATGGAGAAAAAAAGCTaaacaggaggagaaaaaaggtGATGCTAAAACAAAACATTCCAAGGCTTATAGCCAACATGCTAATGTCATCTACAgagtagttttatatttattctatttgacCAGGTCTCTTGGGTCCTTTCTCTGGATAAATTTCTTTAACTAGTAAAGtgattataaatgaaaacaaggCCACTAAAGTGACTACTATCTTAAGGGCCTTGAACCAATTGGGATAATGTGGCAAGAGAAAAAGTTCAATGTGTAATGCTATCCCCAAACCTATTATTACTGTGACTATAGCTTCACTGAGTCTTTCAGAAATAaggaaggcaaaccatgagaACACAACAGGAGCTGTACTATTAGCTAAATTGAGGAAGTCTGGTTTGGCTGCACTACCTTCTGGCAGAGCAAAACCCCATCTGATCCCTCCCAAGAAAGATAGGAAACTGGCTCCATAAGCCATCTGAGTGAAAGCTAATAAGGGGATATAGGTCTTTGTCATCACCATGACCACTGGTGGAACAACAAAGGGGATTAGTCCTGCCAGAGTTATGTATAATGCTGGCTTTGGGCTGTCAAGCAGGTAAGTGATGGTGATTGGTGGCTTGGCTGGAAGTActtcttgcttcttcttcttAAAGCTGCATGGGGAAGTATGATAGTACTGTGTCTTCCTCATATACACTGGAAATGATGAGAAAAACCAAGGCCttggaaacaaagggaaaaagttCTGCTGGTGACATGTCTTGAGAGAAAGTGTTTGAATTCTGCTGACTCCTAGTCGTACTGGGAAAGGGTACTTCAGCATCTTTGAAGATGCTTGAGGAAACTTCTGGATGAAATGAAGCATACTGGGTACTACTGAAAGTCTTGCTCAGGAAGATGCCAGGCAGTTCTGATTAATGCATTTTTACATCTAGGTGGAG
The Vulpes vulpes isolate BD-2025 chromosome X, VulVul3, whole genome shotgun sequence genome window above contains:
- the LOC112909177 gene encoding transmembrane protein 69-like; the protein is MLHFIQKFPQASSKMLKYPFPVRLGVSRIQTLSLKTCHQQNFFPLFPRPWFFSSFPVYMRKTQYYHTSPCSFKKKKQEVLPAKPPITITYLLDSPKPALYITLAGLIPFVVPPVVMVMTKTYIPLLAFTQMAYGASFLSFLGGIRWGFALPEGSAAKPDFLNLANSTAPVVFSWFAFLISERLSEAIVTVIIGLGIALHIELFLLPHYPNWFKALKIVVTLVALFSFIITLLVKEIYPEKGPKRPGQIE